A window from Penaeus vannamei isolate JL-2024 unplaced genomic scaffold, ASM4276789v1 unanchor5020, whole genome shotgun sequence encodes these proteins:
- the LOC113816480 gene encoding serine/threonine-protein kinase meng-po, with the protein MSGLSKSASFHRVKTFELPRLELDRQFSNVKLLAEGWYAKVYSALHHDSDSNVVLKCVQKETTKKKDFFRELHYNYYLSPHPNIVNSFDVAFDTSNSFVFAQELAPYGDLSQFVRKGGLGEVRAKRVAEQIAFALEFVHSKDLVHRDIRLENIFVFDSDLTRVKLGDFGSTQRVGALVKKVNVRVPWAPPEVCQAVYNEGYHAETPLDAWQMGILIFVCLTGSYPWYSADITDRHYNSWVAWLKRKTTKVPRRFKCFTPRLLRLLRRLLEPKPEKRAGVREVYKYVSDPWLIKGMDPVDIAFDESSSEIFVTSTKPMYECAEKKKLVELLRSYGIQTTVDKRETTKRICEWLLTSSSSAQRGM; encoded by the coding sequence ATGAGTGGGCTGAGCAAGAGCGCCAGTTTCCACCGCGTCAAGACCTTCGAGCTGCCGCGCCTGGAGCTCGACCGCCAGTTCTCCAACGTGAAGCTGCTGGCGGAGGGCTGGTACGCCAAGGTGTACTCGGCGCTGCACCACGACTCCGACAGCAACGTCGTGCTCAAATGCGTCCAGAAGGAGACTACTAAGAAGAAGGACTTCTTCAGGGAGCTCCACTACAATTACTACCTCAGTCCCCATCCCAACATCGTGAACAGCTTCGACGTGGCCTTCGACACGAGCAACTCCTTCGTGTTTGCGCAGGAGCTTGCGCCCTATGGAGACCTGTCGCAGTTCGTGCGGAAGGGCGGCCTCGGGGAGGTCCGAGCCAAGAGGGTGGCGGAGCAGATCGCCTTCGCCCTGGAGTTCGTTCACAGCAAGGACCTCGTGCATCGCGACATCCGCCTCGAAAACATCTTCGTCTTCGACAGTGACCTCACGCGCGTCAAGCTGGGTGACTTCGGCAGCACCCAGCGCGTGGGCGCCCTGGTCAAGAAGGTGAATGTGCGCGTGCCATGGGCTCCCCCCGAGGTGTGTCAGGCCGTATACAATGAGGGGTACCACGCCGAAACGCCCCTCGACGCCTGGCAGATGGGCATCTTAATCTTTGTGTGCCTGACGGGCTCCTACCCCTGGTACTCCGCCGACATCACGGACCGACACTATAATTCGTGGGTGGCGTGGCTCAAGCGCAAGACCACCAAGGTCCCAAGGCGTTTCAAGTGCTTCACGCCACGGCTCCTCCGCCTGCTGCGCCGCCTGCTGGAGCCGAAGCCTGAAAAACGTGCGGGCGTCAGGGAGGTCTACAAATACGTCTCGGACCCTTGGCTGATCAAGGGCATGGACCCCGTCGACATCGCCTTCGACGAGAGCTCCTCCGAGATCTTTGTGACGAGCACAAAACCCATGTACGAGTGCGCCGAGAAGAAGAAGCTGGTGGAGCTCCTGCGCTCGTACGGGATCCAAACGACGGTGGACAAGAGAGAGACCACCAAGAGAATCTGCGAGTGGCTGCTCACCTCGTCCTCGTCCGCGCAAAGAGGCATGTAA